AGCAGGCCGTGCTCCTGCAATTTCTTGCGCAGCGTATTGCGGTTGATGCCCAGCATCTGCGCGGCGTGCGACTGGTTGCCGTCGGCGCGGTGCATCACCACTTGCAGGATCGGCCGTTCGACGGTCATCACGACCATGTCGTAGATGTTCGACGGTTGCTGTTCGCCCAGGTCGTTGAAATACT
Above is a window of Pseudoduganella dura DNA encoding:
- a CDS encoding helix-turn-helix domain-containing protein; the encoded protein is MSKESIQEVVTKSLEEYFNDLGEQQPSNIYDMVVMTVERPILQVVMHRADGNQSHAAQMLGINRNTLRKKLQEHGLL